A window of the Streptomyces sp. NBC_01351 genome harbors these coding sequences:
- a CDS encoding MFS transporter produces MADPAPATPAALRRVIAPLALAQFICSFAGSNMNVMINDISEDLDTTVQGVQVAITIFLLVMAALMIPGGKLTDRYGRKRCLLTGLVIYGVGALLSAAAPGLGVLILGNSILEGVGTALLIPPVYILTTLLFTDTTSRARAFGIIMALGGIGAAAGPLIGGLITSALSWRAAFVFQALVIVVIIFLSRRIEDPLPPDPTRPFDTVGTVLSAVGLVLVVTGILAADNNAWLMLALLALGALFLFAFFRWVRARERAGKEPLLSTSLFRIRTSNLGLATQNTQWLLLMGVSFTVASYLQVVRGYDAIQTGVIFTAATLGILVSSLAAERLAKRHTQRTLILTGFVTTIAGIVVLIVVVGGSPNPWAFAPGLLLIGLGLGVMLTPSVNIVQSSFAEDQQGEISGLSRSVSNLGSSLGTAIAGTILVAGLTSHAYAAAMITLAAVGLIGLTAAVLLPHHPPHTPAPTGRQASAE; encoded by the coding sequence ATGGCTGACCCCGCCCCGGCCACACCTGCCGCCCTGCGGCGTGTCATCGCCCCGCTCGCCCTCGCCCAGTTCATCTGCAGCTTCGCCGGCTCCAACATGAACGTGATGATCAACGACATCAGCGAGGACCTCGACACGACCGTGCAGGGCGTCCAGGTCGCCATCACGATCTTCCTACTGGTGATGGCCGCCCTGATGATCCCCGGCGGCAAATTGACCGACCGCTACGGCCGCAAACGGTGCCTGCTCACCGGCCTCGTCATCTACGGCGTCGGCGCACTGCTCAGCGCCGCCGCACCGGGCCTGGGCGTCCTCATCCTGGGCAACTCCATCCTCGAAGGCGTCGGCACCGCCCTGCTCATCCCGCCCGTCTACATCCTCACCACACTGCTCTTCACCGACACGACCTCACGCGCCCGCGCATTCGGAATCATCATGGCGCTCGGAGGCATCGGCGCCGCGGCCGGGCCGCTGATCGGGGGGCTCATCACCTCGGCACTCAGCTGGCGCGCCGCGTTCGTCTTCCAGGCCCTGGTCATCGTCGTGATCATCTTTCTCAGCCGCCGCATCGAGGACCCCCTCCCGCCGGACCCGACCCGCCCCTTCGACACCGTCGGCACCGTACTGTCCGCCGTCGGCCTCGTCCTCGTCGTCACCGGCATCCTGGCCGCCGACAACAACGCCTGGCTGATGCTCGCCCTCCTCGCCCTCGGCGCACTCTTCCTGTTCGCCTTCTTCCGCTGGGTCCGAGCCAGGGAACGCGCAGGCAAGGAACCACTGCTCTCCACCAGCCTGTTCCGCATCCGCACCTCCAACCTCGGACTCGCCACCCAGAACACCCAGTGGCTACTCCTGATGGGGGTGTCCTTCACCGTGGCCTCCTACCTCCAGGTCGTCCGCGGCTACGACGCGATCCAGACCGGCGTGATCTTCACCGCGGCCACCCTCGGAATCCTCGTGTCCTCCCTCGCAGCCGAACGCCTCGCCAAGCGCCACACCCAGCGCACCCTCATCCTCACGGGATTCGTCACCACCATCGCCGGCATCGTCGTCCTGATCGTCGTGGTCGGCGGTTCCCCCAACCCCTGGGCCTTCGCCCCCGGACTCCTCCTCATCGGCCTCGGACTCGGCGTGATGCTCACCCCCTCGGTCAACATCGTCCAGTCGAGCTTCGCCGAGGACCAGCAGGGCGAGATCTCCGGCCTGTCCCGCAGCGTCTCCAACCTCGGCTCCTCCCTCGGCACGGCGATCGCCGGCACCATCCTCGTCGCCGGCCTCACCAGCCACGCCTACGCCGCCGCGATGATCACCCTGGCAGCCGTCGGACTCATCGGCCTCACCGCCGCCGTGCTCCTCCCTCACCACCCGCCGCACACCCCCGCCCCCACCGGCCGACAAGCCAGCGCTGAGTGA
- a CDS encoding glycoside hydrolase family 15 protein, translating into MSAYPPIADHGMVGDLQTAALVSSDGTIDWWCTPRFDSPSVFASLLDSERGGYCRLAAHLPGGQEPEVRQLYLSDTAVLVTRFMAPGGVGEVADFMTPLTTGTPTDRHRLVRVVRVVRGSMDFRLTCRPRFDYGRASHTLERTGEAAAVFHGPGTDLHLQVTGPFVLHPDDDDLTARCTLTAGQTAAVVLTSDASGAAAPAELVPEDIRAELEACRRFWHGWLRSSTYRGRWRDIVNRSAITLKLLTYAPTGAPIAAATMGLPEQIGGERNWDYRYTWVRDSSLAVRALSDLGFADESAAFRRWLRDRLEAGGTASGEPLQIMYRIDGDPHLTEEVLDHLEGYEGSAPVRAGNAAADQIQLDIYGEAADALAQAGEMGGIRGWKTFADVLDWLADHWDRPDEGIWETRGGQQEFTYSRLMTWVAFDRGIKLATLHSRPADTARWAQARDAVFRQIVERGWNEQRQAFVQHYATDVLDASLLLMPRVGFLSPTDPAWLSTLDAMEQELVSDSLVYRYNPEASPDGLRGSEGTFNLCSFLYVEALARSGRLHQARYAFDKMLTYANHVGLFAEEIGPSGEQIGNFPQAFTHLALVAAAIALDEQLDQAERGGTDG; encoded by the coding sequence ATGAGTGCCTACCCGCCGATCGCCGATCACGGGATGGTCGGTGACCTTCAGACGGCCGCGTTGGTGTCCTCCGACGGGACGATCGACTGGTGGTGCACGCCCCGGTTCGATTCGCCCAGCGTGTTCGCGTCGCTGCTCGACAGCGAACGCGGGGGTTACTGCCGGCTGGCCGCGCACCTTCCGGGCGGGCAGGAGCCGGAGGTCCGCCAGCTCTACCTCTCGGATACCGCTGTCCTGGTCACGCGCTTTATGGCGCCGGGCGGCGTCGGTGAGGTCGCCGACTTCATGACCCCTCTGACCACCGGGACCCCGACGGACCGGCACCGCCTGGTGAGGGTGGTCAGGGTGGTGCGGGGCAGCATGGACTTCCGCCTGACCTGCCGTCCGCGGTTCGACTACGGCCGCGCCTCGCACACCCTGGAGCGGACCGGCGAGGCGGCCGCGGTCTTCCACGGCCCCGGCACCGACCTGCACCTGCAGGTCACCGGCCCCTTCGTGCTCCACCCCGATGACGACGACCTCACCGCCCGCTGCACCCTCACCGCCGGGCAGACCGCCGCCGTGGTCCTGACCTCCGATGCGAGCGGCGCCGCGGCCCCGGCGGAGCTGGTGCCCGAGGACATCCGGGCGGAGCTGGAGGCGTGCCGGAGGTTCTGGCACGGCTGGTTGCGCTCCTCCACCTACCGCGGCCGGTGGCGCGACATCGTCAACCGCTCCGCGATCACCCTCAAGCTGCTCACCTACGCCCCCACCGGCGCTCCGATCGCCGCCGCGACCATGGGGCTGCCCGAGCAGATCGGCGGCGAGCGCAACTGGGACTACCGCTACACGTGGGTCCGTGACTCCTCCCTGGCCGTCAGGGCGCTGTCCGACCTCGGGTTCGCTGACGAGTCCGCAGCCTTCCGCCGCTGGCTGCGCGATCGCCTGGAGGCAGGCGGCACCGCCTCGGGCGAGCCGCTTCAGATCATGTACCGCATCGACGGGGACCCCCACCTGACCGAGGAAGTCCTGGACCACCTGGAGGGCTACGAGGGCTCGGCCCCCGTACGGGCGGGCAACGCGGCCGCCGACCAGATCCAGCTCGACATCTACGGCGAGGCCGCCGACGCCCTGGCCCAGGCCGGCGAGATGGGAGGAATCCGCGGCTGGAAGACGTTCGCCGACGTGCTGGACTGGCTCGCCGACCACTGGGACCGGCCCGACGAGGGCATCTGGGAGACCCGCGGCGGGCAGCAGGAATTCACCTACAGCCGCCTCATGACCTGGGTCGCCTTCGACCGCGGCATCAAACTCGCGACCCTCCACTCCCGGCCCGCCGACACCGCTCGCTGGGCGCAGGCGCGCGACGCCGTGTTCCGGCAGATCGTCGAACGCGGCTGGAATGAGCAGCGGCAGGCGTTCGTCCAGCACTACGCCACGGACGTCCTGGACGCTTCCCTGCTGCTGATGCCCCGCGTCGGATTCCTCTCTCCCACGGACCCGGCCTGGCTCAGCACCCTGGACGCCATGGAGCAGGAGCTCGTCAGCGACAGCCTCGTCTACCGGTACAACCCCGAGGCCTCCCCGGACGGACTGCGCGGCTCCGAAGGCACCTTCAACCTCTGCAGCTTCCTCTACGTCGAGGCGCTGGCCCGCTCGGGCCGACTCCACCAGGCCCGCTACGCCTTCGACAAGATGCTGACCTACGCCAACCACGTCGGCCTGTTCGCCGAGGAGATCGGCCCGTCCGGCGAACAGATCGGCAACTTCCCCCAGGCGTTCACGCACCTCGCCCTGGTGGCCGCGGCCATCGCCCTCGACGAGCAGCTCGACCAGGCGGAACGCGGCGGAACCGATGGCTGA